The following nucleotide sequence is from Tardiphaga alba.
TCTGGCGTGGGGCGAAAGTGCGTTGCATCGACCATGCGACATGGGCCAAATGGGCTGTCGGATTGATCGTGGAATTTAATTCCGGCAGACGGCAAGAGCAATGAAATCGACGGGAGTGACGCGATGGAAGACGGTCTGTTCAAGGGGCTGAAGGTTCTGGATTGCGCGAGTTTTATCGCGGCACCGGCTGCAGCCACCGTGCTGTCCGACTTCGGCGCCGACGTCATCAAAATCGAGCCGCCCGGCGCCGGCGATCCCTATCGCAACCTGCCCAATCTGCCCGGCTATCCCAGGAGCGAGCACAACTATGCGTGGATGATGGAGAGCCGCAACAAGAAGAGTCTGGCGCTCGATCTGGCCAATCCGGAAGCCCGCGAGATCCTCTACAAGCTGATCGCGGAAGCCGATGTCTTCATCACCAATTTCCCGCCGCCGGTGCGCCGGAAACTGAAGATCGCCTACGAGGATATCGCCCATCTCAACGAGAAGCTGATCTATGCCAGCTTCACCGGCTATGGTGAAACCGGCGCCGAGGCCGACAAGCCCGGTTTCGACAGCACCGCCTGGTGGGCGCGTTCCGGCATGATGGATCTCGTCCGCGCCGATGAAGACACCACGCCGGCCCGCTCGATCGCGGGCATGGGCGACCATCCCTGCGCCATGGCACTGTATGGCGCCATCGTCACCGCGCTCTACAAGCGCGAGAAGACCGGCAAGGGATGCCAGGTGAAATCGAATCTGATGGCCAATGGCGTGTGGTCGTCCAGCGTATTGGCGCAGGCCAGGCTTGTCGGCGCGAAATTCGAGAAGCGCCGCGGCCGCGAGGAGGCGCTCAACGCCGTTACCAATCACTATAAGTGCCGCGATGGCCGCTGGCTGATGCTCTCGCTCTTGGCGGAAGAACGCCAGTGGCCGGCTTTCACCAAGTGCCTCGAGCGTCCGGACCTGTTCGAAGATCCGCGCTTCGCCACTAAGCCGGATCGCCATGCCAATTCAGTCGAACTGATCAAGATCCTCGACGAGGTTTTCGCCAAACGCGATCTCGCGGACTGGCGCAAGCGCCTCGACGGCAATGGTCTCGTCTTCGGCTTTGTCGGCATTCTCGATGACATCCCCAACGATCAGCAGATGAAGGATAATGATGTGCTGGTGCCGTTCGAGGGGACCGACATCCTCACCATCAACAGTCCGATCTGGGTCGGCGGCGAAACCAAGCGCCAGCCAAAGTTGCCGCCGTCACTCGGCCAGCACAGCGACGAAATCCTGCGCGCCATGGGCTATGACGATCACCAGATCGAAGGCCTGCGTGCGGCGGGGCAGTGGGCTAATTTGAAGTCACGGGGCGGGTGAGGCAAAGCCGTCATCCGTCCGATGGCCGTGGTGCTCGCGCATGGCGTCTTGTCGCAGATCACGGCAGGGTGACCGCTTGGCGGCAGGCCGGATTGACGGCATGATCGATTGGTATTTATTTCCGGCATTGCCGGCTCTTATTTCAATCGTTCATTGGGTCATGCGGGATCGCATATGCAGTCTGGTCTGGTCGATCGTATCTATGAATGCTCCTTCGTGCCTGACCTGTGGCCGGGCGTCCTCGACGAACTCGCGGCTCTCACCGACTCCCGCGGCGGGCTGCTGTTCTCGGTGCGCAGCCGGGTGCTGAAATGGACGGCCTCCGACAGGCTGAGCGACATCTTCCGGTCCTATGTGGAGGATGGCTGGTTTCCGCAATGCAAGCGGCGCGTTTGCCTGTTCGGTCAGACGGAGCCCAGCTTTTTCGTCGAGCATGATTTCTGGACGTCGGAAGAGATCGACACCAATCCGATCTATCGCGACTTCTTCCGGCCGCACGGTCTCGGCTGGTCGGCGGGGACGGGGCTGCAGATGCCCACCGGCGACAATATCGTGTTCAGCGTCGAGCGTGATTTCAGCCGCGGGCCGATCGAGCGCGAGCGCGTGACGTTGCTGAACGAGCTGCGTGGCCATCTGGCGCGTAGTGCTTTCGTGGCGGCGCGGCTCGGCCTGCAGCGCGCCAAGGGCGCCAGCGACACGCTGTCCGCGATGGGCTTGCCGGCGCTGCTGCTCGGGCTCGACGGCACGGTGATCGAGGCCAATGCGCAGATCGCCGACATGCCGACCCAGCTGCAGTGGCGCGCCAACAATCGGGTCGCCTTGCTCGATAGCCGCGCGAATGAATTGCTCGGCGCAGCACTCGCGGCGCTCAACAACGATCCCGCCGCCGCCGTGCGCTCGTTCCCGCTACGCGATGCCGAGGACAAGGCGGTGTCGGTGGCGCATATCGTTCCGGTCCGGCGCACGGCGCAGGACATCTTCGCCGGCAGCTACGCGCTGCTGGTGATCACGCCGGTGACCACCGGCAAGGCGCCGCCGGTCGAATTGCTGCGCTCGCTGTTCGACCTCACCGCTTCCGAAGCGCGGGTGGCGCGCGGACTGGTGGCGGGGCAGACGCTGGAGGAAATCGCAGCCAGCGGCGGCGTCGCCATCTCGACGATCCGCACCCAGGTGCGTCAGGTGCTCGAAAAGACCGGATGCACAAGGCAGGCGGAAGTGGTCTCGCTGCTGGCCAATATCTCGCTCGGGCCGGGCAGTGCCAACGCGCCTTCGGCATAGCGTGTCAGTCCTTCATCAATTTGGCGGATGACGCGATCGGAGGCCGATCGCACTTTATGCGTGAC
It contains:
- a CDS encoding helix-turn-helix transcriptional regulator gives rise to the protein MQSGLVDRIYECSFVPDLWPGVLDELAALTDSRGGLLFSVRSRVLKWTASDRLSDIFRSYVEDGWFPQCKRRVCLFGQTEPSFFVEHDFWTSEEIDTNPIYRDFFRPHGLGWSAGTGLQMPTGDNIVFSVERDFSRGPIERERVTLLNELRGHLARSAFVAARLGLQRAKGASDTLSAMGLPALLLGLDGTVIEANAQIADMPTQLQWRANNRVALLDSRANELLGAALAALNNDPAAAVRSFPLRDAEDKAVSVAHIVPVRRTAQDIFAGSYALLVITPVTTGKAPPVELLRSLFDLTASEARVARGLVAGQTLEEIAASGGVAISTIRTQVRQVLEKTGCTRQAEVVSLLANISLGPGSANAPSA
- a CDS encoding CaiB/BaiF CoA transferase family protein produces the protein MEDGLFKGLKVLDCASFIAAPAAATVLSDFGADVIKIEPPGAGDPYRNLPNLPGYPRSEHNYAWMMESRNKKSLALDLANPEAREILYKLIAEADVFITNFPPPVRRKLKIAYEDIAHLNEKLIYASFTGYGETGAEADKPGFDSTAWWARSGMMDLVRADEDTTPARSIAGMGDHPCAMALYGAIVTALYKREKTGKGCQVKSNLMANGVWSSSVLAQARLVGAKFEKRRGREEALNAVTNHYKCRDGRWLMLSLLAEERQWPAFTKCLERPDLFEDPRFATKPDRHANSVELIKILDEVFAKRDLADWRKRLDGNGLVFGFVGILDDIPNDQQMKDNDVLVPFEGTDILTINSPIWVGGETKRQPKLPPSLGQHSDEILRAMGYDDHQIEGLRAAGQWANLKSRGG